A single region of the Marinobacter salinisoli genome encodes:
- a CDS encoding TRAP transporter substrate-binding protein, producing MKIRSVLSAAVLAVSTVFASTQALAQEKFTLRLAETWGPNFPIFGEATKNMAEMAEKMSDGRLRIRIDSSNKHKAPFGVFDMVKAGQYDMGHSASYYWKGKVPNTLFFTSMPFGMTAQEQYAWFYYGDGMELMQEVYEPHNLMSFPGGNTGIQMGGWFRKEINSVDDLQGLKMRIPGFAGEVFAEVGVSPTNIAPGELYTALERNTIDAVEWVGPALDLRLGFQQIADYYYTGWHEPATELQFLVNKKTWEKLPADLQEILRISMRTAAYDMLIQSQHENAQAWASIKEEYPDVQVKQFPEAVFEAMYKANQKLLKEAAEGDELASRIVASQEEYLKKSRAYTDISERAYLNTMAEVE from the coding sequence ATGAAGATTCGTTCTGTTCTTTCCGCGGCCGTGCTGGCAGTGAGCACCGTGTTCGCATCCACACAGGCCCTCGCACAGGAAAAATTCACTCTGCGTCTGGCAGAAACCTGGGGTCCCAACTTCCCGATTTTCGGTGAAGCCACGAAAAACATGGCCGAAATGGCCGAGAAGATGTCCGATGGCCGTCTGCGCATCCGCATCGACTCTTCCAACAAGCACAAGGCTCCGTTCGGCGTCTTTGACATGGTCAAGGCCGGCCAGTACGACATGGGCCACTCGGCGTCCTACTACTGGAAGGGCAAGGTGCCCAACACGCTGTTCTTCACCAGCATGCCCTTCGGCATGACGGCGCAGGAACAGTACGCCTGGTTCTACTATGGCGATGGCATGGAGCTGATGCAGGAAGTGTATGAGCCCCACAACCTGATGTCCTTCCCCGGCGGTAACACCGGCATCCAGATGGGTGGCTGGTTCCGCAAGGAAATCAACTCCGTCGATGACCTGCAGGGCCTGAAAATGCGCATCCCGGGCTTTGCCGGCGAGGTATTCGCCGAAGTTGGCGTCAGCCCGACCAACATTGCCCCGGGCGAGCTATACACCGCCCTTGAGCGCAACACCATCGACGCGGTGGAGTGGGTAGGCCCGGCGCTGGACCTGCGTCTTGGCTTCCAGCAGATCGCCGATTACTACTACACCGGCTGGCACGAGCCGGCGACTGAACTGCAGTTCCTGGTGAACAAGAAGACCTGGGAAAAACTGCCCGCTGATCTGCAGGAAATCCTGCGTATTTCCATGCGCACGGCAGCCTACGACATGCTGATCCAGTCCCAGCACGAGAACGCTCAGGCGTGGGCCAGCATCAAGGAAGAGTACCCGGATGTGCAGGTGAAGCAGTTCCCGGAAGCGGTGTTTGAAGCCATGTACAAGGCTAACCAGAAGCTGCTGAAAGAAGCGGCGGAAGGTGACGAACTGGCCTCCCGGATTGTTGCCTCTCAGGAGGAGTACCTGAAGAAGTCGCGCGCTTACACGGACATTTCCGAGCGCGCGTATCTCAACACCATGGCTGAAGTCGAGTAA
- a CDS encoding acyltransferase family protein yields the protein MTASAHRLVSLDALRGLAALAVVLFHYLPYYNKLYGHSFDLSDTSEWILSFGRYGVHLFFVLSGFVIFMTLEKTSQARWFGLARAFRLLPALWAGIALTYLSVQWLGPADRAVSLETALLNTTLMHEYLGAEHVDGAYWSLVIEVTFYCWMALLFFGLRSWQQLRIALTVWVAVSYAGVIWWKQIPEPLEFLVKDLLFVKYAPLFVTGMLIYRRYRHGPGTTWDAMLLLLSIGHGLVAYKSPYSIFVLMCLGLFALAVFGHANWLANRPMLWLGSLSYSLYLLHQNIGYGVMNLSYQFGLPGWLGVMLALVTAITLAALVHYTVEKPALSTFRRWRNRTEKPAPVSTLSD from the coding sequence ATGACTGCTTCCGCTCACCGACTTGTAAGCCTTGACGCCCTTCGGGGCCTGGCCGCCCTGGCCGTGGTGCTGTTTCATTACCTACCCTATTACAACAAGCTTTACGGACATTCTTTCGATTTATCAGACACTAGCGAATGGATTTTGAGTTTCGGCCGTTACGGTGTCCACCTGTTTTTCGTGCTCAGCGGCTTCGTCATCTTCATGACGCTCGAAAAGACCAGCCAGGCGCGCTGGTTTGGCCTGGCGAGGGCCTTTCGCCTGCTACCGGCCCTGTGGGCAGGCATTGCACTCACCTATCTGTCTGTGCAGTGGTTGGGGCCGGCCGATCGGGCGGTAAGCCTGGAAACGGCATTGCTGAACACCACCCTGATGCACGAATACCTCGGCGCGGAACATGTCGACGGCGCCTACTGGAGCCTGGTGATCGAGGTCACTTTCTATTGCTGGATGGCGCTGCTGTTTTTCGGCCTCCGCAGCTGGCAGCAACTGCGAATCGCCCTGACTGTCTGGGTCGCCGTCAGCTACGCCGGCGTAATCTGGTGGAAACAAATTCCGGAACCGCTGGAATTCCTGGTCAAAGACCTGTTGTTCGTCAAATACGCACCGCTGTTCGTCACCGGTATGCTCATCTATCGCCGCTACCGGCATGGCCCGGGCACCACCTGGGATGCAATGCTGCTTCTCTTGAGTATCGGCCACGGACTGGTCGCCTACAAATCGCCTTACAGTATCTTTGTGCTGATGTGCCTGGGCCTGTTTGCCCTGGCGGTGTTTGGCCACGCCAACTGGCTCGCCAACCGCCCCATGCTCTGGCTCGGCAGCCTCTCCTACAGCCTGTACCTGCTGCACCAGAACATCGGCTATGGCGTGATGAATCTGAGCTACCAGTTCGGCCTGCCCGGCTGGCTGGGTGTGATGCTGGCGCTGGTCACCGCGATCACATTGGCGGCACTGGTGCACTACACCGTTGAAAAACCAGCCCTATCAACCTTCCGGCGCTGGCGCAACCGGACTGAAAAACCGGCCCCGGTCTCCACGTTGTCGGATTGA
- a CDS encoding ATPase yields MEIKTYEELIDWTRQLHAHLARSLHASAEQAADERASALLDYISSHEAKLEQAVTEFEKQADSKALHTRLYDYVNHTPIESHRTCDTHYADLDFQAIEREVFDFHDQVMDLYDALIGKAEIPEAKSLLEDLKALEQHEAMRLARQIGRMDDI; encoded by the coding sequence ATGGAAATAAAGACCTACGAGGAACTGATCGACTGGACCCGCCAACTGCACGCCCATCTGGCCAGAAGCCTGCACGCCTCAGCCGAACAAGCAGCCGATGAACGGGCCAGCGCCCTGCTGGATTACATCAGTTCCCACGAAGCGAAACTGGAACAGGCGGTCACCGAATTCGAGAAACAGGCCGACAGCAAGGCTCTTCACACCCGGCTTTACGATTACGTGAATCACACGCCCATCGAATCGCACCGCACCTGCGATACCCACTATGCCGATCTGGACTTCCAGGCCATTGAGCGGGAAGTGTTTGATTTTCACGACCAGGTTATGGATCTGTACGACGCGTTGATCGGCAAGGCAGAGATCCCGGAGGCCAAGAGCCTGCTGGAGGACCTCAAGGCCCTGGAACAGCACGAGGCCATGCGACTGGCCCGGCAAATTGGCCGCATGGATGACATCTAG